From the genome of Nyctibius grandis isolate bNycGra1 chromosome W, bNycGra1.pri, whole genome shotgun sequence, one region includes:
- the LOC137675727 gene encoding LOW QUALITY PROTEIN: adenosine 5'-monophosphoramidase HINT2-like (The sequence of the model RefSeq protein was modified relative to this genomic sequence to represent the inferred CDS: deleted 1 base in 1 codon): MGDNQPSVPVVTWLTSGELNLGFVYIFEACSLETSAIEVGLSGSNLERLLLVLRNVLKSRIPPRPEGTQTPRAPASTRSTRADPPRGRGQANPTDETANRGAGSAGGDLAAQWAPRRAWPSGGSAGATTTGVVVADEIIGARAARAGGATTVFGKIIGKALPANVIYEDEECLAFRDLSPQAPALFLVVPKEPIIRLSEAEDSGEPLLGHLMTAGKKRAAHLGLTNGFRTVADEGPEGGQSACHVQHLHVLGGRRLGWPPG, translated from the exons gAGGCGTGCAGCTTAGAAACGTCTGCAATTGAAGTGGGGCTTTCGGGGAGCAATTTAGAGCGACTTCTGTTGGTTCTGCGAAATGTTCTGAAAA gTCGGATCCCTCCGCGCCCCGAGGGCACGCAAACTCCCCGAGCCCCGGCAAGCACCAGGTCGACGAGGGCGGACCCGCCGAGGGGGCGGGGACAGGCGAACCCGACAGACGAGACAGCCAATCGAGGCGCGGGATCGGCCGGCGGCGATCTGGCGGCCCAATGGGCGCCGCGGAGGGCCTGGCCGAGTGGAGGAAGCGCGGGGGCGACGACAACGGGCGTTGTCGTGGCTGACGAGATTATTGGGGCGCGGGCCGCCCGGGCCGGTGGCGCCACTACTGTCTTCGGAAAGATCATCGGCAAGGCGCTT CCCGCCAACGTCATCTACGAGGACGAGGAG TGCCTTGCGTTCCGTGATCTTTCACCCCAAGCTCCGGCGCTTTTCCTAGTCGTGCCTAAGGAGCCAATTATCAGGTTATCTGAAGCGGAAGATTCTGGTGAACCT cttcttgGGCATTTAATGACTGCTGGCAAGAAGCGCGCTGCTCACCTGGGCCTGACCAATGGATTCCGGACGGTTGCGGATGAAGGGCCCGAGGGTGGGCAGTCTGCCTGTCACGTACAACATCTACACGTTCTGGGTGGCCGTCGGTTGGGCTGGCCGCCTGGCTAA